One genomic window of Quercus lobata isolate SW786 chromosome 9, ValleyOak3.0 Primary Assembly, whole genome shotgun sequence includes the following:
- the LOC115960494 gene encoding transcription factor MYB53-like codes for MPQLLTKLQEMMGRSPSSDENGLKKGPWTPEEDQKLVDYIQKHGHGSWRALPKLAGLNRCGKSCRLRWTNYLRPDIKRGKFSEEEEQIIINLHAVLGNKWSAIATNLPGRTDNEIKNFWNTHLKKKLLQMGIDPVTHRPRTDLNILSNLPQLLAAANFANLTNPWDNVLRLQSDATQLAKIQVLNNIIQVLSASPSNIEAINHLVSSSIPEHQLYEYLQMNSKLEGLVTGSVGFPTQSLTQMQVNLPNFEIPQLAQPTASQPINGLKNCNGNNSDCHQLGTSYFIPPPPSNALPNLVSPSPECSMVSQIENKINPNDISNPSSTSTTFEPLGDMMDDEASDSYWKDFIEQASSQPWPIS; via the exons ATGCCCCAGCTGCTCACAAAACTCCAAG AAATGATGGGGAGATCACCAAGCAGTGATGAGAATGGCTTAAAGAAGGGGCCATGGACACCAGAGGAGGATCAAAAGCTGGTAGATTACATTCAGAAACATGGTCATGGGAGTTGGAGAGCACTTCCAAAGCTTGCAGGACTGAACAGATGTGGAAAGAGTTGCCGGCTTAGGTGGACTAATTATCTGAGGCCTGATATCAAGAGGGGCAAGTTTTCTGAGGAAGAAGAACAAATAATCATCAATTTACATGCAGTACTTGGAAATAA GTGGTCGGCCATAGCTACCAATCTTCCAGGGCGGACTGATAACGAAATTAAGAACTTTTGGAACACCCATTTGAAGAAAAAGCTTCTACAAATGGGTATAGACCCAGTCACCCACAGGCCAAGAACTGACCTCAATATTCTTTCCAATCTGCCACAATTGCTTGCTGCTGCGAATTTTGCCAATTTGACAAACCCTTGGGACAATGTTCTTAGGCTGCAATCAGATGCCACACAACTTGCAAAGATTCAAGTGCTGAATAACATAATCCAAGTCCTAAGTGCTAGTCCTTCAAATATAGAAGCAATCAATCATTTGGTGTCGTCATCGATTCCGGAACATCAACTATATGAGTACTTGCAAATGAACTCAAAGCTTGAAGGACTTGTCACTGGCTCAGTTGGTTTTCCTACACAAAGCCTTACTCAAATGCAGGTCAATCTTCCAAACTTTGAGATTCCCCAGCTAGCACAACCCACTGCTTCTCAGCCTATAAATGGCTTGAAAAATTGTAATGGCAATAACAGTGATTGTCACCAACTTGGTACCTCATATTTCATCCCACCTCCACCTTCAAATGCACTTCCTAACTTAGTTTCACCCTCGCCTGAGTGCTCCATGGTCAGTCAAATTGAAAACAAGATTAACCCAAATGATATATCTAATCCTTCATCCACTTCTACCACCTTTGAACCTTTGGGAGATATGATGGATGATGAAGCAAGTGATTCTTACTGGAAAGATTTTATTGA ACAAGCATCTTCGCAGCCATGGCCAATCTCATAG